The following coding sequences lie in one Arabidopsis thaliana chromosome 3, partial sequence genomic window:
- the NUDT9 gene encoding nudix hydrolase homolog 9, with amino-acid sequence MAKLAEEMNPEGSRYQLLLSCPSGLSPSQVSVDFSKSHDRIPRQDPGLEDSISQVWEQRSQGNSSLFNGQKFRYGGYCLDDDDGSTNEVPHVCLRLGLTDYRTFVGTNLSSLWEKFLVTSEDDSVRCRHTSSPLGNGAVIETSDKKIIVLRRSNNVGEFPGHYVFPGGHPEPTAVGIDYHQLENNVQTGEVLNKKVTQEMFDSIICEVVEETGIPASSLVSRNEFFWSLT; translated from the exons ATGGCGAAACTAGCAGAAGAGATGAATCCTGAAGGTTCACGATACCAGCTTCTTCTCTCATGTCCTTCTGGCCTCTCTCCGTCTCAG GTCTCAGTGGATTTCTCGAAATCGCATGATCGGATTCCTCGTCAAGATCCTGGTCTAGAAGATTCTATTTCACAG gTTTGGGAGCAGAGATCACAGGGAAATTCATCATTGTTCAATGGCCAAAAATTTAGG TATGGAGGATATTGtttagatgatgatgatggtagtACCAATGAAGTGCCACACGTTTGTCTTCGTCTTGGCCTGACAGATTACAG GACTTTTGTAGGAACGAATTTGAGTTCTCTGTGGGAGAAGTTCCTTGTTACATCAGAAG ATGACTCTGTTAGATGTCGACACACCTCAAGTCCATTGGGAAATGGTGCAGTTATCGAAACTTCTGATAAGAAGATTATTGTGTTACGTCGGAGTAATAATGTTGGGGAATTTCCAGGACACTATGTATTCCCTGGGGGCCATCCAGAG CCAACAGCAGTAGGTATTGATTATCATCAGCTTGAAAACAATGTTCAAACCGGTGAGGTTTTAAACAAGAAGGTAACTCAAGAAATGTTTGATAGCATTATCTGTGAAGTTGTCGAAGAAACTGGAATACCAGCATCATCACTTGTAAGCCGGAATGAGTTCTTTTGGTCTCTCACTTAG
- the NUDT9 gene encoding nudix hydrolase homolog 9, translating into MAKLAEEMNPEGSRYQLLLSCPSGLSPSQVSVDFSKSHDRIPRQDPGLEDSISQVWEQRSQGNSSLFNGQKFRYGGYCLDDDDGSTNEVPHVCLRLGLTDYRTFVGTNLSSLWEKFLVTSEDDSVRCRHTSSPLGNGAVIETSDKKIIVLRRSNNVGEFPGHYVFPGGHPEPTAVGIDYHQLENNVQTGEVLNKKVTQEMFDSIICEVVEETGIPASSLSSPLFIGISRRELNVRPAMFFYLKCSHHSDDIQRLYSSAEDGFESTQLHTVSLMCFK; encoded by the exons ATGGCGAAACTAGCAGAAGAGATGAATCCTGAAGGTTCACGATACCAGCTTCTTCTCTCATGTCCTTCTGGCCTCTCTCCGTCTCAG GTCTCAGTGGATTTCTCGAAATCGCATGATCGGATTCCTCGTCAAGATCCTGGTCTAGAAGATTCTATTTCACAG gTTTGGGAGCAGAGATCACAGGGAAATTCATCATTGTTCAATGGCCAAAAATTTAGG TATGGAGGATATTGtttagatgatgatgatggtagtACCAATGAAGTGCCACACGTTTGTCTTCGTCTTGGCCTGACAGATTACAG GACTTTTGTAGGAACGAATTTGAGTTCTCTGTGGGAGAAGTTCCTTGTTACATCAGAAG ATGACTCTGTTAGATGTCGACACACCTCAAGTCCATTGGGAAATGGTGCAGTTATCGAAACTTCTGATAAGAAGATTATTGTGTTACGTCGGAGTAATAATGTTGGGGAATTTCCAGGACACTATGTATTCCCTGGGGGCCATCCAGAG CCAACAGCAGTAGGTATTGATTATCATCAGCTTGAAAACAATGTTCAAACCGGTGAGGTTTTAAACAAGAAGGTAACTCAAGAAATGTTTGATAGCATTATCTGTGAAGTTGTCGAAGAAACTGGAATACCAGCATCATCACTT AGCTCGCCTCTCTTCATCGGTATATCTCGAAGGGAGTTGAATGTAAGACCAGCTATGTTTTTCTACCTCAAGTGTAGTCATCATTCAGATGACATTCAAAGATTATACTCTAGCGCTGAAGATGGGTTCGAGTCAACACAGCTCCACACTGTCTCATTG ATGTGCTTTAAATAA
- the NUDT9 gene encoding nudix hydrolase homolog 9 (nudix hydrolase homolog 9 (NUDT9); FUNCTIONS IN: hydrolase activity; INVOLVED IN: biological_process unknown; LOCATED IN: cytosol; EXPRESSED IN: 15 plant structures; EXPRESSED DURING: 8 growth stages; CONTAINS InterPro DOMAIN/s: NUDIX hydrolase domain-like (InterPro:IPR015797), NUDIX hydrolase domain (InterPro:IPR000086); Has 111 Blast hits to 111 proteins in 48 species: Archae - 0; Bacteria - 0; Metazoa - 56; Fungi - 0; Plants - 40; Viruses - 0; Other Eukaryotes - 15 (source: NCBI BLink).) codes for MAKLAEEMNPEGSRYQLLLSCPSGLSPSQVSVDFSKSHDRIPRQDPGLEDSISQVWEQRSQGNSSLFNGQKFRYGGYCLDDDDGSTNEVPHVCLRLGLTDYRTFVGTNLSSLWEKFLVTSEDDSVRCRHTSSPLGNGAVIETSDKKIIVLRRSNNVGEFPGHYVFPGGHPEPTAVGIDYHQLENNVQTGEVLNKKVTQEMFDSIICEVVEETGIPASSLSSPLFIGISRRELNVRPAMFFYLKCSHHSDDIQRLYSSAEDGFESTQLHTVSLDELKMMTSRMPGCHHGGFALYELMLQRLKNTKETSLIAT; via the exons ATGGCGAAACTAGCAGAAGAGATGAATCCTGAAGGTTCACGATACCAGCTTCTTCTCTCATGTCCTTCTGGCCTCTCTCCGTCTCAG GTCTCAGTGGATTTCTCGAAATCGCATGATCGGATTCCTCGTCAAGATCCTGGTCTAGAAGATTCTATTTCACAG gTTTGGGAGCAGAGATCACAGGGAAATTCATCATTGTTCAATGGCCAAAAATTTAGG TATGGAGGATATTGtttagatgatgatgatggtagtACCAATGAAGTGCCACACGTTTGTCTTCGTCTTGGCCTGACAGATTACAG GACTTTTGTAGGAACGAATTTGAGTTCTCTGTGGGAGAAGTTCCTTGTTACATCAGAAG ATGACTCTGTTAGATGTCGACACACCTCAAGTCCATTGGGAAATGGTGCAGTTATCGAAACTTCTGATAAGAAGATTATTGTGTTACGTCGGAGTAATAATGTTGGGGAATTTCCAGGACACTATGTATTCCCTGGGGGCCATCCAGAG CCAACAGCAGTAGGTATTGATTATCATCAGCTTGAAAACAATGTTCAAACCGGTGAGGTTTTAAACAAGAAGGTAACTCAAGAAATGTTTGATAGCATTATCTGTGAAGTTGTCGAAGAAACTGGAATACCAGCATCATCACTT AGCTCGCCTCTCTTCATCGGTATATCTCGAAGGGAGTTGAATGTAAGACCAGCTATGTTTTTCTACCTCAAGTGTAGTCATCATTCAGATGACATTCAAAGATTATACTCTAGCGCTGAAGATGGGTTCGAGTCAACACAGCTCCACACTGTCTCATTG GATGAGCTGAAGATGATGACATCGAGAATGCCAGGTTGCCATCATGGCGGATTCGCTCTCTACGAACTGATGCTTCAACGTCTCAAGAACACTAAGGAAACGTCTTTAATAGCAACGTAA
- the NUDT9 gene encoding nudix hydrolase homolog 9, producing the protein MLKKVSVDFSKSHDRIPRQDPGLEDSISQVWEQRSQGNSSLFNGQKFRYGGYCLDDDDGSTNEVPHVCLRLGLTDYRTFVGTNLSSLWEKFLVTSEDDSVRCRHTSSPLGNGAVIETSDKKIIVLRRSNNVGEFPGHYVFPGGHPEPTAVGIDYHQLENNVQTGEVLNKKVTQEMFDSIICEVVEETGIPASSLSSPLFIGISRRELNVRPAMFFYLKCSHHSDDIQRLYSSAEDGFESTQLHTVSLDELKMMTSRMPGCHHGGFALYELMLQRLKNTKETSLIAT; encoded by the exons ATGCTAAAAAAGGTCTCAGTGGATTTCTCGAAATCGCATGATCGGATTCCTCGTCAAGATCCTGGTCTAGAAGATTCTATTTCACAG gTTTGGGAGCAGAGATCACAGGGAAATTCATCATTGTTCAATGGCCAAAAATTTAGG TATGGAGGATATTGtttagatgatgatgatggtagtACCAATGAAGTGCCACACGTTTGTCTTCGTCTTGGCCTGACAGATTACAG GACTTTTGTAGGAACGAATTTGAGTTCTCTGTGGGAGAAGTTCCTTGTTACATCAGAAG ATGACTCTGTTAGATGTCGACACACCTCAAGTCCATTGGGAAATGGTGCAGTTATCGAAACTTCTGATAAGAAGATTATTGTGTTACGTCGGAGTAATAATGTTGGGGAATTTCCAGGACACTATGTATTCCCTGGGGGCCATCCAGAG CCAACAGCAGTAGGTATTGATTATCATCAGCTTGAAAACAATGTTCAAACCGGTGAGGTTTTAAACAAGAAGGTAACTCAAGAAATGTTTGATAGCATTATCTGTGAAGTTGTCGAAGAAACTGGAATACCAGCATCATCACTT AGCTCGCCTCTCTTCATCGGTATATCTCGAAGGGAGTTGAATGTAAGACCAGCTATGTTTTTCTACCTCAAGTGTAGTCATCATTCAGATGACATTCAAAGATTATACTCTAGCGCTGAAGATGGGTTCGAGTCAACACAGCTCCACACTGTCTCATTG GATGAGCTGAAGATGATGACATCGAGAATGCCAGGTTGCCATCATGGCGGATTCGCTCTCTACGAACTGATGCTTCAACGTCTCAAGAACACTAAGGAAACGTCTTTAATAGCAACGTAA
- the NUDT9 gene encoding nudix hydrolase homolog 9 has translation MLKKVSVDFSKSHDRIPRQDPGLEDSISQVWEQRSQGNSSLFNGQKFRYGGYCLDDDDGSTNEVPHVCLRLGLTDYRTFVGTNLSSLWEKFLVTSEDDSVRCRHTSSPLGNGAVIETSDKKIIVLRRSNNVGEFPGHYVFPGGHPEPTAVGIDYHQLENNVQTGEVLNKKVTQEMFDSIICEVVEETGIPASSLSSPLFIGISRRELNVRPAMFFYLKCSHHSDDIQRLYSSAEDGFESTQLHTVSLVSSLIHQGRKNHRLHVFYSLNVMISSRM, from the exons ATGCTAAAAAAGGTCTCAGTGGATTTCTCGAAATCGCATGATCGGATTCCTCGTCAAGATCCTGGTCTAGAAGATTCTATTTCACAG gTTTGGGAGCAGAGATCACAGGGAAATTCATCATTGTTCAATGGCCAAAAATTTAGG TATGGAGGATATTGtttagatgatgatgatggtagtACCAATGAAGTGCCACACGTTTGTCTTCGTCTTGGCCTGACAGATTACAG GACTTTTGTAGGAACGAATTTGAGTTCTCTGTGGGAGAAGTTCCTTGTTACATCAGAAG ATGACTCTGTTAGATGTCGACACACCTCAAGTCCATTGGGAAATGGTGCAGTTATCGAAACTTCTGATAAGAAGATTATTGTGTTACGTCGGAGTAATAATGTTGGGGAATTTCCAGGACACTATGTATTCCCTGGGGGCCATCCAGAG CCAACAGCAGTAGGTATTGATTATCATCAGCTTGAAAACAATGTTCAAACCGGTGAGGTTTTAAACAAGAAGGTAACTCAAGAAATGTTTGATAGCATTATCTGTGAAGTTGTCGAAGAAACTGGAATACCAGCATCATCACTT AGCTCGCCTCTCTTCATCGGTATATCTCGAAGGGAGTTGAATGTAAGACCAGCTATGTTTTTCTACCTCAAGTGTAGTCATCATTCAGATGACATTCAAAGATTATACTCTAGCGCTGAAGATGGGTTCGAGTCAACACAGCTCCACACTGTCTCATTGGTTAGTTCTCTAATCCATCAAGGAAGAAAAAACCATCGACTGCATGTTTTTTACTCTCTAAATGTTATGATCTCATCACGAATGTAA
- the NUDT9 gene encoding nudix hydrolase homolog 9 translates to MLKKVSVDFSKSHDRIPRQDPGLEDSISQVWEQRSQGNSSLFNGQKFRYGGYCLDDDDGSTNEVPHVCLRLGLTDYRTFVGTNLSSLWEKFLVTSEDDSVRCRHTSSPLGNGAVIETSDKKIIVLRRSNNVGEFPGHYVFPGGHPEPTAVGIDYHQLENNVQTGEVLNKKVTQEMFDSIICEVVEETGIPASSLSSPLFIGISRRELNVRPAMFFYLKCSHHSDDIQRLYSSAEDGFESTQLHTVSLMCFK, encoded by the exons ATGCTAAAAAAGGTCTCAGTGGATTTCTCGAAATCGCATGATCGGATTCCTCGTCAAGATCCTGGTCTAGAAGATTCTATTTCACAG gTTTGGGAGCAGAGATCACAGGGAAATTCATCATTGTTCAATGGCCAAAAATTTAGG TATGGAGGATATTGtttagatgatgatgatggtagtACCAATGAAGTGCCACACGTTTGTCTTCGTCTTGGCCTGACAGATTACAG GACTTTTGTAGGAACGAATTTGAGTTCTCTGTGGGAGAAGTTCCTTGTTACATCAGAAG ATGACTCTGTTAGATGTCGACACACCTCAAGTCCATTGGGAAATGGTGCAGTTATCGAAACTTCTGATAAGAAGATTATTGTGTTACGTCGGAGTAATAATGTTGGGGAATTTCCAGGACACTATGTATTCCCTGGGGGCCATCCAGAG CCAACAGCAGTAGGTATTGATTATCATCAGCTTGAAAACAATGTTCAAACCGGTGAGGTTTTAAACAAGAAGGTAACTCAAGAAATGTTTGATAGCATTATCTGTGAAGTTGTCGAAGAAACTGGAATACCAGCATCATCACTT AGCTCGCCTCTCTTCATCGGTATATCTCGAAGGGAGTTGAATGTAAGACCAGCTATGTTTTTCTACCTCAAGTGTAGTCATCATTCAGATGACATTCAAAGATTATACTCTAGCGCTGAAGATGGGTTCGAGTCAACACAGCTCCACACTGTCTCATTG ATGTGCTTTAAATAA
- a CDS encoding Ribosomal protein S5 domain 2-like superfamily protein (Ribosomal protein S5 domain 2-like superfamily protein; FUNCTIONS IN: 3'-5'-exoribonuclease activity, RNA binding; INVOLVED IN: RNA processing; LOCATED IN: cellular_component unknown; EXPRESSED IN: 20 plant structures; EXPRESSED DURING: 13 growth stages; CONTAINS InterPro DOMAIN/s: Exoribonuclease, phosphorolytic domain 1 (InterPro:IPR001247), Ribosomal protein S5 domain 2-type fold (InterPro:IPR020568); BEST Arabidopsis thaliana protein match is: unknown protein (TAIR:AT2G07110.1); Has 6526 Blast hits to 6524 proteins in 2015 species: Archae - 242; Bacteria - 4366; Metazoa - 314; Fungi - 210; Plants - 230; Viruses - 0; Other Eukaryotes - 1164 (source: NCBI BLink).), whose translation MEIDREDGRTPNQLRPLACSRNILHRPHGSASWSQGDTKVLAAVYGPKAGTKKNENAEKACFEVIWKPKSGQIGKVEKEYEMILKRTIQSICVLTVNPNTTTSVIIQVVHDDGSLLPCAINAACAALVDAGIPMKHLAVAICCCLAENGYLVLDPNKLEEKKMTAFAYLVFPNTTLSVLPEGSSVAEGEPVEHGIITSITHGVMSVDDYFLCVENGRAATASLSAFFRKNFQQSSSKAG comes from the exons ATGGAGATTGAtagagaagatggaagaacACCAAATCAGCTGAGACCTCTTGCTTGTTCCCGTAATATCCTTCATCGTCCTCATGGCTCTGCTAGTTGGTCACAAG GGGATACAAAAGTTCTAGCTGCGGTTTATGGACCTAAAGCAGGAACGAAAAAGAACGAAAATGCTGAGAAGGCTTGTTTTGAAGTCATATGGAAGCCTAAATCCGGGCAGATTG GAAAAGTTGAAAAGGAGTATGAGATGATATTGAAAAGGACGATACAGAGTATTTGTGTTTTGACTGTTAATCCAAATACCACCACCTCAGTGATAATTCAG GTTGTGCATGATGATGGTTCT CTTCTACCATGTGCGATAAATGCAGCATGTGCAGCGCTTGTCGATGCAGGAATCCCTATGAAGCATCTGGCTG ttGCTATATGCTGTTGCCTGGCTGAGAATGGATATCTCGTACTCGATCCAAACAAGCTTGAAGAAAAG AAAATGACGGCCTTTGCTTATTTAGTCTTTCCAAATACaactctctctgttcttccGGAAGGGTCATCAGTAGCGGAAGGCGAGCCAGTAGAGCATGGGATCATCACATCAATTACACATGGAGTAATGTCAG TGGACGATTATTTCCTGTGTGTAGAGAACGGCCGTGCTGCTACGGCTAGTTTATCTGCATTTTTTAGAAAGAACTTCCAACAAAGTTCATCCAAGGCTGGGTAA
- a CDS encoding E3 UFM1-protein ligase-like protein (unknown protein; INVOLVED IN: biological_process unknown; EXPRESSED IN: 24 plant structures; EXPRESSED DURING: 13 growth stages; CONTAINS InterPro DOMAIN/s: Protein of unknown function DUF2042 (InterPro:IPR018611).) yields MDDELLELQRQFEFAQQVKSSVRLSDRNVVELVQKLQELGVIDFDLLHTVTGKEYITQEQLRNEITREISKLGRVSVIDLADTIGVDLYHVEKQAQDVVLNDPGLMLVQGEIISQSYWDSIAEEINERLQECSQIAVAELAGQLQVGSELVQSVLEPRLGTLVKARLEGGQLYTPAYVERVTAMVRGASRGIFVPSNLSALWAPLQQLVQETNGASGVAVENSFFQSIFNRLLKEEEMLGSLRAGTHWTPSAFATAQKECVDSSFSQNSYISYESMQKLGISQAVQFLQSRYPDGTPLAAVFIHSSMIEMLDSATEDAIEQNSWIDSLSVLPSSFTSQDANKMLLLCPSVQSALKAEKALILGESYVLSSGFIKGIYDQIEKEADAFSIQASTATLIHPSSKSSESTESIPANTDKGSKKKKGKSASTKAATVETVPDDEEDARPKSKRNQKKGRDSSSSQKLDSKAGGKKESVKAQESNNIIPPDEWVMKKIVDSVPEFEDDGTSENFFLCTENPDSILKHLADHMKPMLINSLKERRKKIFTENADRMRRLIDDLQKKLDESFLNMQLYEKALDLFEDDQSTAVVLHRHLLRTTAATIADTLLHGLDIHNKMKNGTEVEESKTQDLVLLDSSERTALAKNLNGSLSKKALALVEALEGKRVDTFMVTFRDLAEESGLVLKKLDKKLERTLLHSYRKDLISQVSTESDPIALLAKVVSLLFIKIHNKALQAPGRAIAAAISHLKEKLDESAYKTLTDYQTATVTLLALMSASSGEEHDCSADRILTKRELLESQMPLLRTLVLGDSQPQQS; encoded by the exons ATGGATGATGAATTGTTGGAATTGCAGCGTCAGTTCGAGTTCGCTCAACAGGTGAAGTCAAGCGTGAGATTGTCGGATCGAAATGTTGTCGAATTGGTTCAGAAGCTTCAGGAGCTTGGCGTTATTGACTTCGATCTGCTTCATACCGTCACCGGAAAAGAATACATCACTCAG GAGCAATTGAGGAATGAAATTACTCGTGAGATCAGTAAATTGGGACGTGTCTCTGTTATTGATCTGGCAGATACGATTGGGGTTGATTTGTATCATGTGGAGAAGCAAGCACAAGATGTGGTGTTGAATGATCCAGGGTTAATGTTAGTTCAGGGAGAAATAATATCACAAAGTTATTGGGATTCGATTGCAGAAGAAATTAATGAGAGGCTTCAAGAGTGTAGCCAAATTGCTGTGGCTGAACTTGCTGGTCAGTTACAGGTTGGCTCTGAGTTGGTGCAATCGGTTTTAGAGCCTCGACTTGGAACTTTG GTGAAAGCTAGGCTAGAAGGTGGACAGTTATATACACCTGCTTATGTAGAACGTGTGACCGCTATGGTTCGAGGTGCTTCCAGGGGTATATTTGTTCCTTCCAATTTGTCGGCATTGTGGGCACCATTGCAACAGTTGGTACAAGAAACGAATGGAGCCAGTGGAGTTGCTGTTGAGAATTCATTTTTCCAGTCTATATTTAACCGACTGTTGAAGGAAGAGGAGATGCTTGGATCACTACGTGCTGGAACCCATTGGACTCCTAGT GCTTTTGCAACTGCTCAAAAGGAATGCGTAGACTCTTCTTTTTCACAG AATTCCTACATCTCCTATGAGAGCATGCAGAAGCTTGGGATTTCTCAAGCTGTGCAGTTCTTACAG TCTAGATACCCAGATGGCACACCTTTAGCTGCTGTATTTATTCATTCCTCAATGATTGAGATGCTGGATTCTGCAACTGAGGATGCTATTGAACAAAACAGTTG GATCGATTCCCTCTCTGTATTACCTTCATCGTTCACGTCACAGGATGCAAACAAGATGTTGCTTCTTTGTCCCTCTGTCCAATCAGCTCTCAAG GCTGAGAAAGCACTTATCTTGGGCGAATCCTATGTCCTAAGCAGTGGCTTTATCAAg GGAATATATGATCAAATTGAGAAAGAGGCAGATGCTTTTAGCATCCAAGCTTCTACTGCTACTTTGATACATCCTTCAAGCAAGTCGTCAGAGTCGACAGAAAGCATACCTGCCAATACAGATAAAGggtcaaagaagaaaaaaggaaagtcTGCAAGCACGAAGGCAGCTACCGTTGAAACTGTTccagatgatgaagaggatgCCCGTCCAAAATCTAAGAGAAACCAGAAGAAAGGAAGGGATTCATCTTCATCACAGAAGTTGGATTCAAAAGCAGGAGGCAAGAAAGAGTCAGTTAAGGCGCAAGAAAGTAATAACATTATTCCGCCAGACGAATGGGTGATGAAAAAGATCGTCGACTCTGTACCTGAATTTGAAGATGATGGTACATCTGAGAACTTTTTCCTAT GTACGGAGAACCCAGATTCGATTCTTAAGCATTTAGCTGATCATATGAAACCGATGCTCATTAATTCActgaaggagagaagaaagaaaatcttcacAGAAAATGCAGATAGAATGAGGCGCTTGATTGATGATCTGCAGAAAAAGCTTGATGAG TCTTTCCTAAATATGCAGCTGTACGAAAAAGCGCTAGACCTTTTCGAAGATGACCAATCAACTGCA GTTGTTTTACATAGGCATCTGCTGAGAACAACAGCAGCTACAATTGCTGATACACTTCTTCATGGCTTG GACATCcacaacaaaatgaagaatggTACTGAAGTTGAAGAATCCAAAACGCAAGATCTAGTGTTGCTTGATTCTTCTGAGAGAACAGCCCTT GCTAAGAATCTCAACGGTTCACTTTCAAAAAAGGCTCTTGCACTAGTTGAGGCATTGGAAGGAAAG cGTGTAGACACTTTCATGGTCACCTTCAGAGACCTGGCAGAAGAAAG TGGGTTAGTCTTGAAGAAGCTTGACAAAAAACTGGAAAGGACACTCCTACATTCATATCGTAAG GATTTGATATCTCAAGTTTCCACCGAATCAGACCCTATTGCACTTCTCGCTAAAGTTGTCTCCCTCCTTTTTATTAAG ATTCACAATAAAGCTTTACAAGCCCCTGGTAGAGCCATTGCTGCGGCTATTTCACACTTGAAG GAAAAACTTGATGAATCTGCGTACAAGACTCTGACAGATTACCAAACAGCAACTGTAACTCTTCTTGCTCTAATGTCAGCTTCATCCGGCGAG GAACATGATTGCTCCGCAGACAGAATCTTGACCAAACGGGAACTTCTCGAGAGCCAGATGCCATTGCTTAGAACCCTCGTCCTTGGTGACTCGCAGCCACAACAATCCTAA